In Nitrosophilus labii, the following proteins share a genomic window:
- a CDS encoding phosphoadenylyl-sulfate reductase translates to MKSFLEIAQNYNRIFVKENPKKVLEYFLKEYQGDIALASSFGAEDQVLTHIGVNIDPNIEIFTLDTGRLHEETYKTWEKTEKKYGITIRAYVPNYKSLENLIYEQGINGFYESIENRKRCCEVRKIEPLRRALKNKKIWITGLRRQQSITRKDAKLVEYDDVFGLIKLNPLFEWSTKQVWEYIKKHEIPYNPLHDRGFPSIGCEPCTRAVKEGEDIRSGRWWWEKPEHKECGLHIKKR, encoded by the coding sequence ATGAAATCTTTTTTGGAAATTGCTCAAAACTATAACCGTATATTTGTAAAAGAAAATCCCAAAAAGGTCCTTGAATATTTTTTGAAAGAGTATCAAGGAGATATTGCGCTTGCAAGTAGTTTCGGAGCAGAAGATCAGGTGCTTACCCATATAGGGGTAAATATTGATCCAAATATAGAGATCTTTACGCTTGATACCGGCAGACTGCATGAAGAGACATATAAAACATGGGAAAAAACCGAAAAAAAATACGGTATTACAATAAGAGCGTATGTCCCTAACTACAAAAGTTTGGAAAATCTCATATATGAACAAGGCATCAACGGATTTTACGAAAGCATTGAAAATAGAAAAAGGTGCTGTGAAGTAAGAAAAATAGAGCCATTAAGAAGAGCTCTTAAAAATAAAAAAATATGGATAACTGGCCTTAGACGCCAACAATCGATAACAAGAAAAGATGCAAAACTTGTTGAATATGACGACGTTTTCGGATTAATAAAACTAAATCCACTATTTGAGTGGAGTACCAAACAGGTATGGGAATATATAAAAAAACATGAAATTCCATACAATCCTCTTCATGACAGAGGATTTCCAAGCATTGGATGTGAGCCTTGTACAAGGGCAGTAAAAGAGGGTGAAGATATAAGAAGCGGACGATGGTGGTGGGAAAAACCGGAACACAAAGAGTGCGGACTACACATAAAAAAGAGGTGA
- a CDS encoding IS256 family transposase produces MRNNSKKIDETKIFKEIMTQFVVDEDPLLSMMKWMMEQLMKIESEMKVGAKKGEHNSERKSYFSGYRPRRFDTRLGTVYLMVPKIRKGGYIPFFITERKRSEQALIAMVQEAYVNGVSTRKIERLAKELGIENISASQVSQINKGLDEQVKEFRNRPLQKEYPFVWVDALYEKVRNYEGRVVSTAIMIAYGVTLEGKREVLAIEPFVNESVESWKSFFDKLKQRGIEKIALLVSDAHLGIQKAFKESFIGASWQRCKVHFMRNILAHVPPKAKEKFAAKLKQIWLQNSKKEAYLIAQAIIDEYGKKFPEATQVLQNGLEDSLQFYHFPQIDKRRISSTNVLERINKEIRRRSKVVSVFPSRESYIRLITTYLMEYTEDWEIERSYIHPQKLQEVMEIYEVQLKAA; encoded by the coding sequence ATGAGGAATAATAGCAAAAAAATAGATGAAACAAAAATATTCAAAGAGATAATGACACAGTTTGTAGTTGATGAAGATCCACTTTTATCAATGATGAAATGGATGATGGAACAGTTGATGAAGATAGAGTCCGAGATGAAAGTTGGAGCTAAAAAAGGTGAGCATAATAGTGAGAGAAAAAGCTATTTCAGCGGTTATCGTCCAAGAAGATTCGATACAAGACTAGGCACTGTATATCTGATGGTTCCAAAGATCAGAAAAGGAGGCTATATTCCATTTTTCATAACAGAGAGAAAAAGGAGCGAACAGGCTTTAATTGCAATGGTACAAGAGGCATACGTTAATGGAGTATCCACAAGAAAGATAGAGCGTTTAGCCAAAGAGTTGGGGATAGAAAATATTAGTGCTTCGCAAGTATCTCAAATCAATAAAGGGCTAGATGAACAAGTAAAAGAGTTTCGAAACAGACCGCTGCAAAAAGAGTATCCATTCGTTTGGGTTGATGCTTTGTATGAGAAAGTGAGAAACTATGAAGGAAGAGTGGTATCTACCGCTATTATGATAGCTTATGGTGTGACATTGGAAGGAAAAAGAGAAGTATTGGCGATCGAGCCTTTTGTCAATGAAAGCGTAGAGAGCTGGAAGAGTTTTTTTGATAAACTCAAACAAAGAGGCATAGAAAAGATTGCCCTTCTTGTCAGTGATGCACATTTAGGGATTCAAAAGGCTTTCAAAGAGAGTTTTATTGGCGCATCATGGCAACGGTGTAAAGTCCATTTTATGCGTAATATCCTGGCTCATGTTCCACCTAAAGCAAAAGAGAAATTTGCAGCCAAACTCAAACAAATCTGGCTGCAAAACAGCAAAAAGGAAGCTTATCTTATAGCCCAAGCTATTATCGATGAATATGGCAAAAAATTCCCTGAAGCTACCCAAGTGCTTCAAAATGGATTGGAAGACTCTTTGCAGTTTTATCACTTCCCGCAAATTGATAAAAGGAGGATAAGTTCGACAAATGTGTTAGAAAGAATCAACAAGGAGATTAGAAGACGCTCTAAAGTAGTATCTGTTTTTCCATCAAGAGAGTCCTATATTAGACTCATTACCACATACTTGATGGAGTACACTGAAGACTGGGAGATTGAGAGAAGCTATATTCATCCACAAAAGCTTCAAGAGGTGATGGAAATCTATGAGGTGCAGCTTAAAGCTGCTTGA
- the cysD gene encoding sulfate adenylyltransferase subunit CysD, translated as MIDKKQLTHLKQLEAESIYILREVAAQFENPVMMYSIGKDSSVMLHLAMKAFYPGKPPFPLLHVDTLWKFKEMIEFRDKRVKELGVELIIHTNPEGIKMDINPFIHGSKLHTDIMKTQALKQALNKGKFDAIIGGARRDEEKSRAKERIFSFRDYFHRWDPKNQRPELWNIYNTKINKGESVRVFPLSNWTELDIWQYIYLENIPIVPLYFAKKRPIVEIDGAKIMVDDERMPKHLREKAKIEKVRFRTLGCYPLTGAVSSNAETLPEIIQEMLLSRNSEREGRIIDKDQEGSMEKKKIEGYF; from the coding sequence ATGATAGATAAAAAACAATTGACCCATTTAAAACAGTTAGAAGCAGAGTCTATATATATCCTTAGAGAAGTAGCTGCCCAGTTCGAAAATCCAGTGATGATGTACAGCATAGGAAAAGATAGCTCGGTAATGCTTCACCTTGCTATGAAGGCTTTCTATCCAGGAAAACCTCCTTTTCCGCTTTTGCATGTAGATACATTGTGGAAGTTCAAAGAGATGATAGAGTTTAGAGACAAAAGAGTCAAAGAGCTTGGAGTAGAACTTATAATCCATACAAATCCGGAAGGTATAAAAATGGATATAAACCCGTTTATCCATGGGTCAAAACTTCATACTGACATTATGAAAACCCAGGCTTTGAAACAAGCGCTAAACAAAGGGAAGTTTGATGCTATAATCGGAGGAGCCAGAAGAGATGAAGAGAAAAGTAGAGCAAAAGAGAGAATCTTTTCATTCAGGGACTACTTCCACAGATGGGACCCTAAAAACCAAAGACCAGAACTTTGGAATATATACAATACAAAAATAAATAAAGGAGAGAGCGTAAGAGTATTTCCTCTCTCAAATTGGACGGAACTTGATATCTGGCAGTATATCTATCTGGAAAATATTCCTATAGTGCCTCTTTACTTTGCAAAAAAGAGGCCTATAGTCGAAATTGATGGAGCAAAGATAATGGTAGATGACGAAAGGATGCCGAAACACTTAAGAGAAAAAGCAAAAATAGAAAAAGTTAGATTTAGAACTTTAGGATGCTACCCTTTAACAGGAGCGGTAAGTTCCAACGCCGAAACTCTTCCAGAGATCATACAAGAGATGCTTCTGTCTCGAAATAGTGAAAGAGAAGGAAGAATCATCGACAAAGACCAAGAAGGAAGTATGGAGAAAAAAAAGATAGAGGGGTATTTCTAA
- a CDS encoding DUF2061 domain-containing protein, with protein MHEKPYRSVIKTISWRALGTLDTIAISFFITGSFGMAASIGGIELITKMILYYFHERVWNKIPLGRIKKEPEYQI; from the coding sequence ATGCACGAAAAGCCTTACAGAAGCGTCATTAAAACTATATCATGGAGGGCATTAGGTACTTTAGACACTATAGCCATCTCCTTTTTTATAACCGGGAGTTTTGGTATGGCTGCTTCTATAGGGGGAATAGAGCTTATAACAAAAATGATCCTTTACTATTTTCACGAAAGAGTATGGAATAAGATACCGCTTGGACGCATAAAAAAAGAGCCAGAGTATCAGATATAG
- a CDS encoding RrF2 family transcriptional regulator produces MTLLSSKGTYGLVAMYELSKDYQFNKPVKIKDIAARANIPQNYLEQLLNILKKDGFVKSIRGAYGGYMLSTHPSNIKVLDIVRSLEGNIKITETCTGNPVLELFYEEAQKKLEKIFDITLDDFKLYQQKVSNQIFYTI; encoded by the coding sequence ATGACACTTCTCTCCTCGAAGGGAACATATGGTTTAGTTGCAATGTATGAACTATCAAAAGATTATCAGTTCAATAAGCCTGTCAAAATAAAAGATATCGCAGCAAGAGCAAATATACCTCAAAATTATCTTGAGCAGCTTTTGAATATTTTGAAAAAAGATGGCTTTGTAAAAAGTATAAGAGGAGCTTATGGAGGATATATGCTATCAACCCACCCTTCCAATATCAAAGTTTTGGATATTGTGAGATCGTTAGAAGGCAACATAAAGATAACCGAAACCTGTACGGGCAATCCTGTTTTGGAGCTTTTTTACGAGGAAGCACAAAAAAAACTGGAAAAAATTTTCGATATAACCCTTGATGATTTTAAACTATATCAGCAAAAGGTCTCAAACCAAATATTTTACACAATTTGA
- a CDS encoding O-acetylhomoserine aminocarboxypropyltransferase/cysteine synthase family protein, which produces MKKQTLALHYGYNKDGFNTMAVPIYQTTAYDFESAERAANLFALKELGPIYTRLNNPTTEVLEKRIAALEKGAAAIATSSGQAAIFYAVANLAEAGDNIIVAKKIYGGATTLLTHTIKRFGIEARLFDSVTVQDLEELIDDKTKAIFFESLSNPHISIADVEKIVEIANKHNIVTICDNTVATPIIFNPLTKGVDVVVHSASKYINGQGTAIGGLIVENKELNQKLIGNEKYPQFNEPDESYHGLVYADLPFALFTLRVRLSLIRDIGAAPAPFNSWLHIQGLETLAVRIKEHSKNALKIAEFLEKHPKVLKVNYPGLKSDVNYEKAQKYFKDGLASGLLSFDVGDFEFAKKILNNTKIFSVVVNIGDSKSIITHPASTTHQQLSPEELEKTGVTPGLIRLSVGLEDYEDLIEDLKQAMES; this is translated from the coding sequence ATGAAGAAACAGACTCTTGCTCTACATTACGGATATAATAAAGATGGCTTTAACACTATGGCTGTACCTATCTATCAAACCACCGCTTACGATTTTGAGAGTGCAGAACGTGCGGCAAATCTGTTTGCACTAAAAGAGCTAGGACCTATCTATACAAGACTAAACAACCCTACAACAGAAGTTTTGGAAAAGAGAATAGCCGCATTGGAAAAAGGCGCTGCAGCTATTGCAACATCTAGTGGACAAGCAGCCATCTTCTATGCTGTAGCTAATCTTGCCGAAGCGGGAGACAATATAATAGTAGCAAAAAAGATATATGGTGGTGCAACAACTTTACTAACACATACTATAAAAAGATTCGGTATAGAAGCTAGACTTTTCGATAGCGTTACAGTACAAGACCTAGAAGAACTCATAGATGATAAAACTAAAGCCATATTTTTCGAATCTCTTTCAAACCCTCACATCAGCATAGCGGATGTGGAAAAAATAGTTGAAATAGCCAACAAACACAATATTGTAACAATATGCGATAACACAGTAGCAACACCTATCATTTTCAATCCTCTAACAAAAGGTGTAGATGTTGTAGTACATAGTGCTAGTAAATACATAAACGGACAAGGGACTGCAATTGGGGGATTGATAGTAGAAAACAAAGAACTAAATCAAAAATTAATAGGCAATGAGAAATATCCTCAATTCAACGAACCGGACGAGAGTTATCATGGTCTAGTTTATGCAGATCTTCCTTTTGCTTTATTTACACTTAGAGTGAGACTCTCTCTTATTAGAGATATAGGCGCTGCTCCTGCACCCTTTAACTCTTGGCTACATATACAGGGTCTGGAAACATTAGCAGTAAGGATCAAAGAACACTCTAAAAATGCCCTTAAAATTGCTGAGTTTCTAGAAAAACATCCTAAAGTTTTGAAAGTGAACTATCCGGGGCTAAAAAGTGATGTAAACTATGAAAAAGCACAGAAATATTTCAAAGATGGATTGGCTTCAGGACTTTTGAGTTTTGATGTGGGTGATTTTGAGTTTGCTAAAAAGATTCTAAACAATACAAAAATTTTCAGTGTAGTTGTTAATATAGGTGATTCAAAATCTATTATAACTCATCCAGCAAGCACCACTCATCAGCAACTAAGTCCGGAAGAACTTGAAAAAACAGGAGTAACTCCGGGTCTAATAAGGCTAAGTGTTGGTCTTGAAGATTATGAAGATTTGATTGAAGATCTAAAACAAGCGATGGAGAGCTGA
- the cysN gene encoding sulfate adenylyltransferase subunit CysN — protein MGQNLVATNIEQYLKEHENKELLRFITCGSVDDGKSTLIGRLLYDSKTVLEDQLSVVKRESKKYGTTNEEIDFALLVDGLQSEREQGITIDVAYRFFATDRRKYIIADTPGHEQYTRNMVTGASTANLAVILIDARKGVLTQTKRHSYIVSLLGIKHIVVAINKMDIVGYSKDVYENIKRDYLQMYEKLTKSLKEFKDSIHTIDFIPISALKGDNVVQKSTNIQWYEGKALLEYLDTIEISKDINQKDFRFPVQYVNRPNLDFRGFAGTIASGSVKVKDEITVLPSGKKSKIKEIILPSIGSDSKLVSIQEAFAPMAVTLTLEDEIDISRGDMIVHSKDCLTTSDTIVAMIVWMDEKPLELEIEYEIKRATTSLNVIFEEIIFKKDVNSWEEIKTDTLELNEIGKCRLSLTREIACDPYNKIKGTGSFIVIDKITNHTVAAGMIIDATKSDKKKRVYTEAEIELNRYIRKHFPEWGCISIEEKK, from the coding sequence ATGGGTCAAAATCTTGTAGCAACAAATATAGAGCAGTATCTCAAAGAGCACGAGAACAAAGAGCTTCTTAGGTTTATCACATGCGGAAGTGTTGATGACGGCAAGAGTACGCTTATAGGACGTCTTTTGTACGACAGCAAGACCGTCCTGGAAGATCAATTAAGCGTCGTTAAAAGAGAGAGTAAGAAATACGGAACGACAAACGAAGAGATAGACTTTGCTCTTCTTGTAGATGGTCTTCAAAGCGAAAGAGAACAAGGAATCACAATTGATGTTGCATACAGATTTTTTGCAACCGACAGAAGAAAATATATCATAGCTGATACTCCTGGACACGAACAGTACACAAGAAATATGGTTACAGGAGCAAGCACTGCAAACCTTGCTGTGATACTGATAGATGCAAGAAAAGGAGTTCTAACTCAAACAAAAAGACATTCATATATAGTCTCTCTTCTCGGGATAAAGCATATAGTTGTTGCCATCAATAAGATGGATATAGTCGGCTACAGCAAAGATGTATACGAAAATATAAAAAGAGACTATTTGCAGATGTATGAAAAGTTAACAAAAAGTTTGAAAGAGTTCAAAGATAGTATACATACTATAGACTTTATACCCATATCCGCTTTAAAGGGAGACAATGTTGTACAAAAGAGTACAAATATACAGTGGTATGAGGGGAAAGCCCTTTTGGAATATTTGGACACAATAGAAATTTCAAAAGATATAAACCAAAAAGATTTTAGATTTCCTGTTCAGTATGTAAACAGACCGAATCTTGACTTTAGAGGATTTGCAGGAACCATTGCAAGCGGAAGTGTTAAAGTGAAAGATGAAATAACCGTTTTACCTTCTGGGAAAAAGAGCAAAATAAAAGAGATAATTCTCCCATCTATTGGCAGTGATTCAAAGCTTGTCAGCATACAAGAGGCGTTTGCTCCTATGGCAGTAACTTTAACCTTGGAAGATGAGATAGATATCAGCCGAGGAGATATGATAGTACATTCAAAAGATTGCTTGACAACCTCAGACACTATAGTAGCTATGATAGTTTGGATGGATGAAAAGCCTTTGGAACTAGAAATAGAGTATGAGATAAAAAGAGCTACAACATCTTTGAATGTAATATTTGAAGAGATTATATTTAAAAAAGATGTAAACAGCTGGGAGGAAATAAAAACAGATACTCTTGAACTGAACGAGATAGGAAAATGCCGTCTTTCTCTAACAAGAGAGATAGCTTGTGATCCTTATAACAAGATAAAAGGCACCGGAAGTTTTATTGTTATAGATAAAATTACAAACCATACCGTTGCAGCAGGTATGATCATAGATGCAACAAAAAGTGATAAGAAAAAAAGAGTTTACACCGAAGCAGAGATAGAACTAAATCGCTACATCAGAAAACACTTCCCTGAATGGGGATGTATATCAATAGAGGAGAAGAAATGA